The following proteins are co-located in the Diaphorobacter sp. HDW4B genome:
- a CDS encoding TRAP transporter small permease — MTTPHSNNDTNEGTAERKPLIKRLAEHFMVAALAGMVIAVFVNVVLRYVFATSIVSYEEISRLLFVWLVAVGAIVTAFEGKHLGFDMLTARVKGTPKKLLFWFSQLLVAACMVLLLIGSWEQVKAGMDSYSTVLGYPLALGAAATLVLAVGLLVALVVDLRRGEPPVSEGAEVE, encoded by the coding sequence ATGACCACTCCACACTCCAACAACGATACCAATGAAGGCACTGCCGAGCGCAAGCCGCTGATCAAGCGCCTTGCCGAGCACTTCATGGTCGCCGCGCTGGCGGGCATGGTGATTGCCGTGTTCGTGAACGTCGTGCTGCGCTATGTGTTCGCGACCAGCATCGTGTCGTACGAGGAAATCTCGCGCCTGCTGTTCGTGTGGCTGGTGGCGGTCGGTGCCATCGTCACGGCGTTCGAGGGCAAACATCTGGGCTTCGACATGCTGACCGCGCGCGTCAAAGGCACGCCCAAGAAGCTGCTGTTCTGGTTCAGCCAATTGCTGGTGGCAGCCTGCATGGTGCTGCTGCTGATCGGTTCGTGGGAGCAGGTGAAGGCGGGCATGGATAGCTACAGCACGGTGCTCGGTTATCCGCTCGCGCTGGGTGCTGCGGCCACGCTGGTGCTGGCGGTGGGTTTGCTGGTGGCACTGGTGGTGGATCTGCGCCGCGGCGAGCCGCCCGTGAGCGAAGGCGCGGAAGTTGAATAA
- a CDS encoding gluconokinase, whose translation MQDSAIQQSSHPAIVVMGVSGCGKSSVAEACAKAVGWQLLEGDAYHPAANIEKMSAGVALTDDDRAGWLDQLAELIKPQAIAQAGKGVVLTCSSLRRKYRDRLRAANPDMGFAFLDLSYDDALLRVQQRPGHFFSPALVANQFATLERPVDEPDVLTLNATLPIAELQAQVVAWAERMHWVQAAPRA comes from the coding sequence ATGCAGGATAGCGCTATCCAACAATCAAGCCACCCGGCCATCGTCGTGATGGGCGTGTCGGGCTGCGGCAAGTCGAGCGTGGCCGAGGCCTGCGCCAAAGCGGTGGGCTGGCAGCTACTGGAAGGTGACGCGTATCACCCGGCGGCCAACATCGAGAAGATGTCGGCCGGCGTTGCGCTCACCGACGACGACCGCGCGGGCTGGCTCGACCAGCTGGCCGAGCTGATCAAGCCGCAGGCCATCGCTCAGGCAGGCAAGGGCGTGGTGCTGACCTGCTCGTCGCTGCGCCGCAAGTACCGCGACCGGCTGCGTGCCGCCAATCCGGACATGGGGTTTGCGTTTCTCGATCTGAGCTACGACGATGCGCTCTTGCGCGTGCAGCAGCGCCCCGGCCATTTCTTTTCGCCCGCGCTCGTGGCCAATCAGTTCGCCACGCTGGAGCGTCCGGTGGACGAGCCCGATGTGCTCACGTTGAACGCGACGCTGCCGATTGCCGAGTTGCAGGCGCAGGTCGTGGCTTGGGCCGAACGCATGCACTGGGTTCAGGCAGCGCCGCGCGCCTGA
- a CDS encoding LacI family DNA-binding transcriptional regulator, whose translation MSDASSAPKRSRRASGRVTLADVARAAEVSPITVSRALRGERSVDKELVERVRKAVDELHYVPDPAARALASQRSTQVLVLVPLLSNNLFVDVLESIHRTLFPQGFQPLIGVTHYDTAEEELLLRTYLPMRPAGLLVTGFDRSEAARQLIARSGVPCVHMMEISKAPNVGCVGFSQAEAGAAITQLMLDKGYRRIAFAAAQLDPRVMQRAEGYRRALKNAGLYDPRLELLSPEPSSMALGGRLFEDVLAQHPDVDAVFFCNDDLAQGGLLAANRLGVPVPGRVAMAGFNDLAGSDQMVPPLTTVRTPRKQVGEAAAKMLLDMMRGETPKSYAVELTYELVVREST comes from the coding sequence TTGTCAGACGCCTCTTCCGCCCCGAAACGAAGCCGACGCGCCAGCGGTCGCGTCACCCTTGCCGACGTGGCGCGAGCGGCAGAGGTCAGCCCGATCACCGTCTCACGCGCCCTGCGTGGCGAGCGCAGCGTGGACAAGGAACTGGTCGAGCGCGTGCGCAAAGCGGTCGACGAACTCCACTACGTGCCCGACCCCGCCGCACGCGCCCTCGCCTCGCAACGCAGCACGCAGGTGCTGGTGCTGGTGCCGCTGCTGTCGAACAACCTGTTCGTGGACGTGCTCGAATCGATTCACCGCACCTTGTTCCCGCAGGGCTTTCAGCCGCTGATCGGCGTGACGCACTACGACACCGCCGAGGAAGAACTGCTGCTGCGCACTTATCTGCCCATGCGCCCTGCGGGTCTGCTGGTGACCGGCTTTGACCGCAGCGAAGCCGCACGCCAGCTCATCGCCCGCAGCGGCGTGCCCTGCGTTCACATGATGGAGATCAGCAAGGCACCGAACGTGGGGTGCGTTGGCTTCTCGCAGGCCGAAGCCGGTGCCGCCATCACCCAACTCATGCTGGACAAGGGCTATCGCCGCATCGCCTTTGCCGCAGCCCAGCTCGATCCGCGCGTGATGCAACGCGCCGAAGGCTACCGACGCGCGCTGAAGAACGCAGGTCTCTACGATCCACGACTCGAATTGCTGAGCCCGGAGCCCTCCTCCATGGCGCTCGGCGGTCGTCTGTTTGAAGACGTGCTCGCGCAGCATCCCGATGTCGATGCCGTCTTCTTCTGCAACGACGACTTGGCACAGGGCGGACTGCTGGCGGCCAACCGCCTCGGCGTTCCCGTGCCTGGCCGCGTGGCGATGGCGGGCTTCAACGATCTCGCCGGCAGCGACCAGATGGTGCCGCCGCTCACCACCGTGCGCACGCCGCGCAAACAAGTGGGCGAAGCGGCCGCGAAGATGCTGCTCGACATGATGCGCGGCGAGACTCCCAAGTCGTATGCGGTGGAATTGACCTACGAACTGGTCGTGCGCGAAAGCACCTGA
- a CDS encoding ankyrin repeat domain-containing protein — MLDSPPSKLQHCSNGGIYNAVWTGHGLDEMQDRLKSWVEMHARWTEDYELGAQLIAFWGAHFAFTHLPNGDMLAIDTRNPDPRQQGVRYFSHEEDGPHGELMAVDFFTFISRWTALGCVGSEWWGWLPFMREVGEKHNEFDLNGKLAQAWRDWLHKDPDVIEPGAAPNPVPARAEVDLALILSAGKNRLDLVEQALFLGAQPDAVDVGLLPDSELHSGYDKDETPLTLAAQHNNIEMMEALLNAGASLAPHILLVQKLLLHTGYEDYSKASTVLWLIEHGARLDPWPTDRFNALHRLQDNIEISEEQYLTLLDAMIARGCDVNIPWDPESSEAKTTLLMRAKEKAQVRLLNAGADPSLRDLRGRTAMHFAESKGQIVLLQKHGLDINDLSTPEPGEVAEGAVANRPIQYALISAEQEAPTKTISAMLDQGADPALPDGLGRNAWWYCSHVECAKRLQLRLPFDPAMRDASGGTVLHRLVQYHQLVHGSSIPLLEWWVQRGLDINAQDANGKTALHWMATFHEGGYRDDSIRALLAQGARWDVTDAAGKTPRDLLRSQFRNKEW; from the coding sequence ATGCTGGATTCGCCTCCCAGCAAATTGCAGCATTGCAGCAATGGCGGCATATACAACGCGGTCTGGACCGGGCACGGGCTCGACGAGATGCAGGACAGACTCAAGAGCTGGGTTGAAATGCACGCCAGGTGGACCGAAGACTATGAACTGGGTGCTCAGCTGATCGCTTTCTGGGGAGCGCACTTTGCTTTTACCCATTTGCCCAACGGTGACATGCTTGCCATCGACACCCGCAACCCTGATCCGCGGCAGCAAGGCGTGCGCTACTTCAGCCATGAAGAAGACGGCCCGCACGGAGAGTTGATGGCGGTTGATTTCTTCACCTTCATCAGCCGCTGGACGGCGCTGGGTTGCGTCGGCTCCGAATGGTGGGGATGGCTTCCGTTCATGCGCGAAGTGGGCGAGAAGCACAACGAGTTCGATCTGAACGGCAAACTCGCGCAGGCGTGGCGCGACTGGTTGCACAAAGACCCCGACGTGATTGAGCCGGGCGCAGCACCCAATCCGGTTCCAGCACGCGCAGAAGTCGATTTGGCCTTGATTCTGAGCGCTGGAAAAAATCGACTGGATCTGGTTGAGCAAGCATTGTTCTTGGGAGCACAGCCTGATGCTGTGGATGTTGGCCTGCTGCCCGACTCAGAACTGCATTCGGGATACGACAAGGACGAAACTCCGCTGACGCTGGCTGCCCAGCACAACAACATCGAGATGATGGAGGCGCTGCTGAACGCGGGTGCTTCACTTGCGCCGCACATTCTGCTGGTGCAGAAACTCCTGCTGCACACGGGCTATGAAGACTATTCCAAAGCGTCCACAGTGCTCTGGTTGATCGAGCACGGCGCACGCCTCGATCCTTGGCCCACGGACCGCTTCAACGCCCTGCATCGTCTGCAGGACAACATCGAGATCAGCGAGGAGCAGTACCTCACGCTGCTCGACGCCATGATTGCGCGCGGGTGTGATGTGAACATTCCTTGGGACCCGGAATCGTCAGAAGCAAAAACCACGTTGCTGATGCGCGCCAAGGAAAAGGCGCAGGTGCGACTGCTGAACGCCGGAGCCGATCCGAGCTTGCGCGATCTGCGTGGCCGCACTGCCATGCACTTCGCTGAATCAAAGGGACAGATCGTGCTGTTGCAAAAGCACGGGCTGGACATCAATGACCTGTCAACTCCCGAACCCGGAGAGGTGGCAGAAGGCGCCGTGGCCAATCGCCCGATTCAGTACGCGCTGATCAGCGCCGAGCAGGAAGCACCGACGAAGACCATCAGCGCGATGCTGGACCAAGGCGCGGACCCCGCGCTGCCCGATGGCCTGGGCCGCAACGCATGGTGGTATTGCTCCCATGTCGAATGCGCCAAACGGCTGCAACTGCGATTGCCATTCGATCCAGCGATGCGCGATGCGAGCGGCGGCACGGTGCTGCATCGTCTGGTGCAATATCACCAGCTTGTGCACGGCAGCTCGATACCGCTGCTGGAATGGTGGGTGCAGCGTGGTCTCGACATCAACGCGCAAGATGCGAACGGCAAAACCGCGCTGCATTGGATGGCGACCTTCCACGAGGGTGGCTACAGGGACGACAGCATTCGCGCCTTGTTGGCACAGGGCGCGCGCTGGGATGTGACGGACGCTGCGGGCAAGACTCCGCGCGATCTGCTCAGGTCGCAGTTCCGGAACAAGGAATGGTGA
- a CDS encoding type II toxin-antitoxin system RelE/ParE family toxin: MTIVWRPMAVADRAAIFDYIAQDNPSAALALDEDLSRHVELAARNPKLFKPGRVHGTREIVVRPNYVIVYQIEDDGALLVIRVLHAARQWP, encoded by the coding sequence ATGACGATCGTCTGGCGGCCCATGGCCGTGGCCGATCGGGCAGCCATCTTCGACTACATCGCGCAAGACAATCCCTCTGCCGCACTCGCGTTGGATGAGGATTTGTCGAGACATGTCGAATTGGCCGCTCGCAACCCGAAGCTGTTCAAACCGGGTCGCGTCCACGGCACTCGTGAGATCGTGGTGCGACCCAACTATGTGATCGTCTATCAGATTGAGGACGACGGGGCATTGCTTGTGATTCGCGTGCTGCATGCCGCTCGACAGTGGCCTTGA
- a CDS encoding OmpA family protein, giving the protein MSFNSNDDDSQQRFALGFLFALIALVVSTVVGVVVYKRGIAHAPAKPAIVKTVEVTTIGAGGNVIAEDAASVIVMDNGVVKFFFASGKAEVAAGANTALVEVIKGVVEGGKRASISGYHDATGDLVKNQELAKLRAMAVSDALKSLGVAEDKIELKKPEQSQASGSNAEARRVEVTLVQ; this is encoded by the coding sequence ATGTCCTTCAACTCTAACGACGACGACAGCCAACAACGCTTTGCCCTTGGTTTCCTCTTTGCCCTGATCGCCCTGGTGGTTTCGACCGTCGTCGGCGTCGTGGTCTACAAGCGCGGCATCGCCCACGCACCCGCCAAGCCAGCGATCGTGAAGACGGTCGAAGTCACCACCATCGGCGCAGGCGGCAATGTGATCGCCGAAGACGCAGCGTCCGTCATCGTGATGGACAACGGCGTGGTGAAGTTCTTCTTCGCATCCGGCAAGGCTGAGGTCGCCGCTGGTGCCAACACCGCTCTGGTCGAAGTGATCAAGGGCGTGGTCGAAGGCGGCAAGCGCGCATCGATCTCCGGCTACCACGACGCCACCGGCGATCTGGTCAAGAACCAGGAACTCGCCAAGCTGCGCGCCATGGCTGTGTCCGATGCGCTGAAGTCGCTGGGCGTGGCAGAAGACAAGATCGAACTGAAGAAGCCAGAGCAATCGCAAGCATCCGGCTCGAACGCCGAAGCGCGCCGCGTGGAAGTGACGCTGGTGCAGTAA
- a CDS encoding gamma-glutamylcyclotransferase, protein MPTTPAPIRDPAPMLERALDEWGGNEDLWVFGYGSLIWRPDFEFVEKRDAKVFGWHRALKMWSRVNRGTPECPGLVFGMLSGGSCKGVIFRVDKAHGHTVMINLWQREMVMGVYDPRWLDCHTSEGPVKSLAFTLSRKSPNHTGVLSDDEYCRIFAEATGKFGTTHDYALATHEQLLQMGIEDRGLARLLSLPKQQT, encoded by the coding sequence ATGCCGACGACGCCAGCCCCGATCCGCGACCCTGCCCCGATGCTCGAAAGAGCCCTCGATGAATGGGGTGGCAACGAAGATTTGTGGGTATTTGGCTACGGTTCGCTGATCTGGCGGCCGGATTTTGAATTTGTTGAAAAACGTGACGCCAAGGTCTTCGGCTGGCATCGCGCGCTCAAGATGTGGAGCCGCGTGAACCGCGGCACACCCGAATGTCCCGGCCTGGTTTTCGGCATGTTGTCGGGCGGCAGTTGCAAGGGCGTGATCTTTCGGGTGGACAAGGCGCATGGCCACACCGTGATGATCAATCTGTGGCAACGCGAGATGGTGATGGGCGTCTATGACCCGCGCTGGCTCGATTGCCATACGAGCGAGGGGCCGGTGAAATCGCTGGCCTTCACGCTGTCACGAAAAAGCCCAAACCACACAGGGGTACTCAGCGACGACGAGTACTGCCGCATCTTTGCCGAAGCCACCGGCAAGTTCGGCACGACGCATGACTACGCCCTCGCCACGCATGAGCAACTGCTGCAGATGGGCATCGAAGACCGGGGGCTGGCGCGCTTGCTGAGTCTTCCCAAACAGCAAACTTGA
- a CDS encoding superoxide dismutase family protein, with amino-acid sequence MSMRFGLTLAAAAAVLTLAGCSSTATNPAKPQAAAELESTRGNETKGTVRFMQTAANTVLVTGQITGLKPNKEHGFHIHDKGDCSSGDGMSAGGHFNPSGSAHGKYGSDAHHGGDLPSLIADASGIARVNTEIKGVNLTAGQANNIVGRGLIVHADPDDFKTQPTGNAGARLACAVIK; translated from the coding sequence ATGTCCATGCGATTCGGTCTCACTCTTGCTGCCGCTGCTGCGGTGCTCACTCTGGCTGGCTGCTCGTCCACCGCCACCAACCCGGCCAAGCCACAGGCTGCGGCCGAGCTGGAATCCACACGCGGCAACGAAACCAAGGGCACGGTGCGCTTCATGCAGACGGCGGCGAACACCGTGCTCGTGACGGGTCAGATCACCGGCCTGAAGCCCAACAAGGAACACGGCTTTCACATCCACGACAAGGGTGACTGCTCCAGCGGCGACGGCATGAGCGCTGGTGGCCACTTCAACCCCTCGGGTTCTGCCCACGGCAAATATGGCTCGGACGCGCATCACGGGGGTGACTTGCCCAGCCTGATCGCGGACGCCAGCGGCATCGCGCGCGTCAATACCGAAATCAAGGGCGTGAACCTGACCGCCGGACAAGCCAATAACATCGTCGGTCGCGGCCTGATCGTTCATGCCGATCCAGACGACTTCAAGACCCAGCCCACCGGCAACGCGGGTGCGCGTCTGGCTTGTGCCGTGATCAAGTAA
- the pdxH gene encoding pyridoxamine 5'-phosphate oxidase gives MTTPLSSHIADLRKSYERAELSEGASQSDPLKQFDQWLNEAIAGEVPEPNAMTVATVAGDMRPSTRIVLIKGYDERGIVWFTNYDSRKGQQIAGNPFAALQFHWVELERVVRIEGRVEKVSDEESDAYFKSRPLDSRIGAWASPQSQVISGRSVLVANAAKYSAKFMLNPPRPPHWGGFRLVPDRWEFWQGRKSRLHDRLSYRLDGDNWIRERLAP, from the coding sequence ATGACCACTCCCCTCTCCTCTCATATCGCCGATCTGCGCAAGAGCTACGAGCGCGCGGAACTCAGCGAAGGCGCGTCCCAGAGCGATCCGCTCAAGCAGTTCGATCAATGGCTCAACGAGGCCATCGCCGGTGAGGTGCCCGAACCCAACGCCATGACTGTGGCCACCGTCGCGGGCGACATGCGCCCGAGCACGCGCATCGTGCTGATCAAGGGATATGACGAGCGCGGCATCGTCTGGTTCACCAACTACGACAGCCGCAAAGGCCAGCAGATTGCGGGCAACCCTTTCGCAGCGCTGCAATTTCATTGGGTCGAACTCGAACGCGTGGTGCGCATCGAAGGCCGCGTGGAAAAAGTCAGCGACGAGGAAAGCGATGCCTATTTCAAGAGCCGCCCGCTCGACTCGCGCATCGGCGCCTGGGCCAGCCCGCAAAGCCAGGTGATTTCAGGTCGCAGCGTGCTCGTGGCAAACGCCGCCAAGTACAGCGCCAAGTTCATGCTCAACCCGCCGCGCCCGCCGCACTGGGGCGGCTTCCGCCTCGTGCCCGACCGCTGGGAATTCTGGCAAGGCCGCAAGAGCCGTCTGCATGATCGCCTCTCGTACCGCCTCGACGGCGACAACTGGATCCGCGAGCGTCTCGCTCCCTGA
- a CDS encoding AEC family transporter, whose protein sequence is MLSSLIPVLFCIALGWIVARIGWVRDAAIKDLSNLVFLVLTPALLFRTMGQVRLQELDFRPVVLYFAAVAILFIGTLLLRGFSKRAAAEALSCVFSNTVMIGVPITQFVFGDSALIVLFTLVSLHSLILLTSATLIFELAETREATERGDAAPRPLWRTLLQAARKSIIHPVPLPILIGLIFAQTGLQLPSGLDKGLQMIGNALSPMALLLVGISLAYTRIGSNLRTALSISFVKNLVMPALVLAIAPLLGVTGLPLAVMFVIAAMPVGANVFYFTQRYGVMQQEVSASIAASTLLALATLPVAIYISHVIQP, encoded by the coding sequence ATGCTCTCCTCCCTGATCCCCGTCCTCTTTTGCATCGCCCTTGGTTGGATCGTGGCGCGCATAGGCTGGGTGCGGGATGCGGCCATCAAGGATTTGAGCAATCTGGTGTTTCTGGTGCTCACGCCCGCGCTGCTGTTTCGCACGATGGGGCAGGTGCGGTTGCAGGAGCTGGATTTCAGGCCGGTCGTTCTCTACTTTGCGGCGGTGGCGATTTTGTTCATCGGCACCTTGCTGTTGCGCGGTTTTTCCAAGCGAGCGGCGGCCGAGGCGCTGTCGTGCGTGTTCAGCAACACGGTGATGATTGGGGTGCCGATCACGCAGTTCGTGTTTGGTGATTCGGCGTTGATCGTGTTGTTCACGCTGGTGTCGCTGCACTCGTTGATTTTGCTGACATCCGCCACGCTGATTTTCGAGCTGGCCGAAACGCGCGAAGCCACGGAGCGCGGCGATGCTGCTCCCAGACCGCTGTGGCGCACGCTGTTGCAGGCGGCGCGCAAGAGCATCATTCATCCGGTTCCGCTGCCGATTCTGATCGGGCTGATCTTTGCGCAGACGGGGCTGCAGTTGCCATCCGGGCTCGACAAGGGGCTGCAGATGATCGGCAATGCGCTGAGCCCGATGGCGCTGCTGCTGGTGGGGATTTCGCTGGCGTATACGCGTATCGGCAGCAATCTGCGCACGGCTTTGTCGATCTCGTTCGTGAAGAATCTCGTGATGCCCGCGCTGGTGCTCGCGATTGCGCCGCTGCTGGGCGTGACGGGCTTGCCGCTGGCGGTGATGTTCGTGATCGCTGCGATGCCCGTGGGCGCGAACGTGTTCTATTTCACGCAGCGCTATGGCGTGATGCAGCAGGAGGTTTCGGCGAGCATTGCCGCGTCGACTCTGCTCGCACTGGCGACCTTGCCAGTCGCCATCTACATCTCGCATGTGATCCAGCCCTGA
- a CDS encoding TonB-dependent receptor domain-containing protein, producing MKNSAQSQQAHPHLRLPLRPLSVSIFLMYAAGMGAAVHAQDKPAEASQSLPEVTVSSSGLSLGVSDMTTPVSVIEGDALVRSRAATLGETLEGEPGITGSHFGAGASRPVIRGMDGPRVKILSDGSEIQDASTVSPDHAVASEPLLATQIEVLRGPSALIYGAGAVGGVVNVLDNKIPTAIPEKGYEGSAEVRYGSGANEKAGAVSLTGGAGNIAAHVEVSGRNAGDYNVGSGWTGGGSVPGSFNRTSGGSVGLSWIGSQGYLGFAVTQQNAKYGLPGHNHDIEGCHPHGDHLHCGSHDGHEHDHEEHAAGDVPVVDMRSNRLDVRGELRNPFEGFSVIRMRGGLTDYRHDEIEDGAIGTTFKNKAYDLRVEAEHRPIAGWKGVLGVQTSQRKFSAVGEEAYVQPTVTRKTGLFLLEEYRIDNWRFEAALRHDRQTTEAEDSQIERNHNGTSLSLGSVWRFQPGYAAGLTFSRASRAPTAEELYARGLHMATATYEIGNADLRNEVSNNFDLSLRKTSGPTTFDVTAYRNRIKGYIYGRTLDALDGVQLLQYSQRDATFTGVEAKVRQQLGKSLGLTVFGDVVRAKLDDGSYLPRMAPARLGVRLDTQWREWDGNVEWVQVARQNRVAEFETQTPGYGMLNMGIAYNGGRGTQHEWQVYLKARNLTNRLAYSATSFIKDAAPLMGRNITLGARVSF from the coding sequence ATGAAGAACTCTGCTCAATCCCAGCAGGCGCACCCACACCTGCGTCTGCCACTGCGTCCACTTTCCGTCTCCATTTTTCTGATGTATGCCGCGGGCATGGGCGCAGCCGTCCATGCCCAGGACAAACCTGCCGAAGCATCCCAGTCGCTGCCCGAAGTCACGGTGTCATCGAGCGGACTGTCGCTCGGCGTTTCCGACATGACCACGCCCGTCAGCGTGATCGAGGGCGACGCGCTCGTGCGCAGCCGCGCAGCCACGCTCGGTGAAACGCTGGAGGGCGAGCCGGGCATCACCGGCAGCCATTTCGGCGCAGGCGCGAGCCGCCCTGTGATTCGCGGCATGGATGGTCCGCGCGTGAAGATTCTGTCGGATGGCTCCGAGATCCAGGACGCCTCGACCGTGAGCCCCGATCACGCGGTCGCCTCCGAGCCGCTGCTCGCCACGCAGATCGAAGTGCTGCGCGGTCCTTCTGCACTGATCTACGGCGCAGGAGCCGTGGGCGGCGTGGTCAATGTACTGGACAACAAGATTCCCACGGCGATCCCCGAAAAAGGCTACGAGGGCAGCGCTGAAGTGCGCTACGGCTCGGGCGCGAACGAAAAGGCCGGAGCCGTTTCGCTGACCGGCGGCGCAGGCAACATCGCAGCGCACGTCGAAGTCTCTGGCCGCAACGCGGGCGACTACAACGTCGGCAGCGGCTGGACGGGTGGGGGCAGTGTGCCGGGCAGCTTCAATCGCACGAGCGGCGGTAGCGTCGGCCTGTCGTGGATCGGCTCGCAAGGCTATCTGGGCTTTGCCGTCACGCAGCAGAATGCCAAGTACGGCCTGCCGGGACACAACCACGACATCGAAGGCTGCCACCCGCATGGCGATCATCTGCACTGCGGCTCGCACGATGGACATGAGCATGACCACGAAGAACACGCCGCTGGCGATGTGCCGGTCGTCGACATGCGCAGCAATCGTTTGGATGTGCGTGGCGAATTGCGCAACCCATTCGAAGGCTTCAGCGTGATCCGCATGCGTGGTGGGCTGACCGACTACCGGCACGATGAAATCGAAGACGGTGCCATCGGGACGACCTTCAAGAACAAGGCTTACGACCTGCGCGTGGAAGCCGAGCACCGGCCCATCGCTGGCTGGAAAGGCGTGCTGGGCGTGCAAACATCGCAACGCAAGTTCAGCGCAGTGGGCGAGGAGGCCTATGTGCAGCCGACCGTCACGCGCAAGACCGGGTTGTTCCTGCTGGAGGAGTACCGCATCGACAACTGGCGCTTCGAAGCCGCGCTGCGCCATGACCGCCAGACCACGGAAGCCGAAGACAGCCAGATCGAGCGCAACCACAACGGCACTTCGTTGTCGCTGGGGTCGGTGTGGCGCTTTCAGCCGGGCTATGCCGCAGGTCTGACCTTCAGCCGCGCAAGCCGCGCGCCGACAGCCGAAGAACTCTATGCACGCGGACTGCACATGGCGACAGCGACCTATGAAATCGGCAATGCGGATCTGCGCAACGAAGTCTCGAACAACTTCGATCTCTCGCTGCGCAAGACCAGCGGCCCGACGACCTTCGACGTGACCGCGTATCGCAACCGCATCAAGGGCTACATCTACGGCCGCACGCTGGATGCGCTCGATGGCGTGCAACTGCTGCAATACAGCCAGCGTGACGCGACCTTCACCGGCGTGGAAGCCAAGGTGCGCCAGCAGTTGGGCAAGTCGCTGGGGCTGACGGTGTTTGGTGACGTGGTGCGTGCCAAGCTCGACGACGGCAGCTATCTGCCGCGCATGGCTCCGGCACGACTCGGTGTGCGACTCGACACCCAATGGCGCGAGTGGGACGGCAATGTCGAATGGGTGCAGGTCGCTCGCCAGAATCGCGTGGCCGAGTTCGAAACGCAGACGCCGGGCTACGGCATGCTCAACATGGGAATCGCCTACAACGGCGGACGCGGCACGCAGCATGAGTGGCAGGTCTACCTCAAGGCCCGCAACCTGACGAACCGCCTGGCCTATTCGGCCACCTCGTTCATCAAGGACGCCGCGCCGCTCATGGGCCGCAACATCACGCTGGGCGCACGCGTGTCGTTCTGA
- the msrA gene encoding peptide-methionine (S)-S-oxide reductase MsrA, translating to MSNEQNIILGGGCFWCTEAVFDRVNGVTDVESGYANGQVDHPTYEQICDGDTGHAEVVKLAYDPAVISLRQILEIFFATHDPTTLNRQGNDVGTQYRSAIYYVNDEQKQVIDDLLREIGQDKLFGAPVVTEVDTLKSYWPAEDYHQDYFVQHPNQGYCAFVVGPKVDKFRKTFGQHLKPGA from the coding sequence ATGAGCAACGAACAAAACATCATTCTGGGCGGTGGCTGCTTCTGGTGCACCGAGGCCGTGTTCGACCGCGTGAACGGCGTGACCGACGTGGAAAGCGGCTACGCGAACGGGCAGGTCGATCATCCAACCTACGAGCAGATCTGCGATGGCGACACGGGCCATGCCGAAGTGGTGAAGCTGGCCTACGACCCGGCGGTGATCAGCCTGCGCCAGATTCTGGAAATTTTCTTCGCCACGCACGACCCCACGACGCTCAACCGTCAGGGCAACGATGTGGGCACGCAGTACCGCAGTGCGATCTATTACGTCAACGACGAGCAGAAGCAGGTGATCGACGACCTGCTGCGCGAGATCGGACAGGACAAGCTGTTTGGCGCGCCCGTGGTCACCGAGGTGGATACGCTCAAGAGCTACTGGCCCGCCGAGGACTACCATCAGGACTACTTTGTGCAGCACCCGAATCAGGGCTATTGCGCCTTCGTGGTCGGCCCCAAGGTCGACAAGTTCCGCAAGACTTTTGGCCAGCATTTGAAGCCCGGAGCCTGA